CAGAGTTTGAACAGCAGCAGCAAGCTCTAATTGACAGCATTAACAGCAATGAGTCTATTCCTGATGAGCAAAAACAAACGTTGATTGCAGGAATTAAAAAGCTAACGTCTCAGCAGTTTATGGATGAACAGCAGCAAAAAGCAGAGCAGTTAAAAGCAAAAGTAGATAAAGTGCAAGAGTTATCTGCGGCGCTTCAAAAGCTGTCTAAAGGCGGAGAAGATATTCAAAGCGCAATTAATAAAATTGCTGACGGGCAAAGTCAGCTGTACGATGGACAAACGAAAGTATACAACGGTGCTGTTAAATTAGCGGACGGAGAAAAGCAGTTCAACAGCAAATTTGCAGAACTAAACAGCGGTATTGCTAACGCTCATACAGGAGCTGGAAAGCTTGCTAACGGGCAGCAGCAAATTGTGGATGGACTTAAAAAGTCTGAACAAGGAAGCGCAGCGCTAGCAAATGGTTTAACACAGCTAGAAAACGGGGCAACCAAATTAGCAAATGGTTCTAAAGAGTTAACAAATGGTTCGTCCAAACTATATGATGGTTCATCTAAATTATCAGATGGAACAAGTGAGCTTCATTCATCTTTAGCAGATGGTGCAAAAGATGCGAAAGATGTTAAAGCGGATGATAAAACATATAGCATGTTTTCAAATCCAACCGATTTAAAATCAGATAAACAAAACAACGTAGATAAGTACGGTGTCGGATTAGCTCCATACATCTTATGTATTGGCTTGTTTGCGGGAACGTTAATGTTTTCAGCGGTATACCCAATGAAAGAGCCATCAATTCGACCAACATCAGGCATTTCGTGGTTCTTAAGTAAGTTTAGTGTTATCACTATTGTAGGTATGCTACAGGCAGCGATTGCTGTTACAGCTCTTCTATGGGGCTTGCATTTAAACGTAACAAGCATTTGGCACTTCTATATCTTTACCATGATTACAGGTGTAACGTTCTTTACACTTATCTTATTCTTAACAACAGCGTTAGGAAAAGTAGGGCAGTATTTAGCCTTTATTATTCTGCTGCTTCAAATTGGCGGCAGTGCAGGTACATTCCCTAAAGCACTTGTGCCGGAATTCTTCCAGGCAATCAATCCATACTTGCCTATGACCTATGCAATTCGCGGTTTCCGTGAAATTATTTCAATTGGTGATGATTTCGGCTATGTATGGCATCAAGCTGGCGTACTTGGAATCTTTGCAGCAATCTTCATCACTCTTTCATTGATAATGTTTTATATCAATGCAAGAAAAGAGAAGCATCATACAGAGGAAGAGGCAGCAGCATAATTTAGTTAATATAAAAAGAGAGTTCCAGTTTAAAAAGGAACTCTCTTTTTCTTTATGATAGTATAGGTTTACGTATAAAAGAGGGGAAAGTGAATGCATGCAGCTTACAAAATTTTCGGTATATGAAAGTGATCGTGTGAAAAAGTGGCAGGAAGGGCTGAAAGAGTGGGATGGTTCAATATCGGAACGGATGATAAATGACCGAGCTGAAGATGAATTTTGGCAGCAGTATTTAGAAAAAATGTCTTTTAATTCAGAAAATGATCCTGTAGTAAAACAGCTTCAACAAGAACTTCTTGCTTTTTTAAATTCAAGTGACTCTGTTATGGAAATTGGCCCTGGTTGGGGAAATTATACGTTTTCGATTGCTGATTATGTAGAAGAACTTACGTGTATGGATTGTTCACCAAGCATCATTCGCTACTTACAAAAACAATCGGGGGCTCGCTCTAATTTAAAGTTCATAGAAGGGAAATGGGAGTACGAGCGTCTAATGGATAACTATGATGCAGTAGTAGGAATAAACTGCTTTTACCGTATGCATAATATTGTCGATGGTCTTCTAAATATGAATGATTCGGCTAATCGCTTGGCTGTTATTGGCATGACAACAGGTCCAGAAAAGCCTCATTACGTAGAGTTACATAGAAAACTTGGGTACGAGATTAAATGGCGTCGTAAGGAATATATTGACTTATTAAATATTTTATATGAACTGGGCATTTATGCAGATTGCAAGCTGATTCCTGTAACCAAAACGGTAACGTATGATACTTATGAAGATCTTATCAAGAAGAACTCGACAAAGGTTCTTTCCAAAGATATTGACAGGCTAGAAACTGAGAAGATTATTTTACAGCATGTAAAGAAAGTGAATGGTACATATGAATATACGTATCAGTATCATATGGCTTTTATTTATTGGAAACCGATAAAAAGAACCCGTTGAGTAAAAATCAACGGGTTCTTTTTAGTAGTGATAAAGCTGTGGTTTAGAATAAGTAATATTAAAATCGTCGCCGCTTAGAAGAACTTTCAATTCCTGCTTCTTCGCGGTATTTAGCCACTGTTCTTCTTGAAATTTGAATTCCTTCGTTTGAAAGAAGCGACATGAGCTTTTGATCTGAAAGAGGTTTCAATTTATCTTCTTCGGCAATTAATGTTTTAATTTTTTCTTTTATAAAGGCAGTAGAATTGCTTTGTTCGCCATCAGTTCGCTCTAAAGAATTGGTGAAAAAGTATTTTAACTCAAACAACCCGCGTGGCGTTTGAATATACTTTCCGTTAGTCGCACGGCTTACCGTTGATTCATGACAATCTACTTTTTGAGCAATATCTTTTAAGGTAAGCGGCTTTAGCCCCGAGATACCTACTTCGAAAAAATCCTGCTGATGTTCCACAATGGCTTTAGACACGTTGTAAATCGTTGCATTACGCTGCTCAATACTATTGATTAGCCAAGTAGCTTCATGCATCTTTTCCTGTACGTATCGATCGGTCGTTACGCATGCGGAGTGATGAACTAGCTTTTGGTAGGTGCTGTTAATTTCGAGGGGCGGAAGCAACTCGCTATGAAGAATGACATGATAGCGGCCATCAATTTTCTGTACCGTTACATCAGGTGAAATGTACTTCGTAAGCGGGAGGTGAAAATCTCCTGCTGGACGAGGATTTAATGTCCGGAGGCAGTCCACAATTTCTTGTACTTCACGCATCGAAATAGAGTATTTTTTTGAAATGTTCCGATATTTTTTGTTGGCAATATCTTCAATATCGTGTTTTACCACATCGTATAAAAAAGGCGGCTTTGACTTTTTTGTCTTAATTTGAATAAGCAGTGAATCGACAAAGTCTTGAGCGCCCACTCCAATCGGATCAAAGCTTTGTAAAACGTGGATCATATCGTTGACTTCGTCAATTGAAACGTTCAGCAGTTCGGCTGCCAACTTTGGCTCAATTGCTAAAAAGCCGTTTTTATTTAAGTTTCCAATTAGAAATTGAACGATGTGTTTTTGCTGTGAGTGTAAATGATTTAGCATAGAAAGCTGCTCTAATAAATGACTCTCTAATGTCACAGTTTGATCAGATATATAATTAAACGGATTATACTCGTCATCGGCATGACCTTTTGAATATGAACGCTGTTCTCGAGTGTCAAATGAATCTTTTTGCTGAGAGTCGCCAGCAGACAGTTTAATTACAGGATTTTCATTGACTTGCTGATGAAGATAATGAACTAAATCGGCCGTAGAATAATTTAAAATGTTGATAGACTGACGTAATTCAGGTGTCATGGCCAATTTTAATAGTTGTTTTTGGGATAAATCTAAACCTAATTGCATCATTGAATCACCTATCATTCTTGAGTTCTATTTCGACAATTCTGGCTGCATCGTTCGACATCATCATATCTGAAAATGCGAAAGAATTCTATAGTGTTGTCAGATGTTCTTACACAGGGGCGGATCGCAAGAAAGAGTAGGAGAATAGATAAAACACAAACGAATAGCTCCTCACAACAGCTATTCGTTTGTTTTGACAGAGCCGCTAGGAGAACTTAGCTGCAATTTGGGTTGTTTCCCATTCTTCTATCTCCCCATGCGCACATCATATTTAAAATTTCTCGTAAGGTTTCGCCTTCTTCACTGAGTGAGTACT
This sequence is a window from Priestia aryabhattai. Protein-coding genes within it:
- a CDS encoding YhgE/Pip domain-containing protein, with the translated sequence MNMIKGEWKKIFSKPMTIVVICGLLFVPLLYNVIFLSAYWDPYGKTDQIPVAVVNEDKGATLDGKKLNVGRDFVDDLKKNDKFDWKFTSKEKALDGLKNEDYYLVLEIPKNFSKNATTLMDKNPKKMKFIYHTNAGKNYSGAQISSNAVAKINDQIKEAVTKQYAETVFDSFKQVADGLQKASDGAGELENGSKTLRDNMKKLADSTVTFEDGTAKLASGLTDARKGATDLNAGAAKLLNGADTINENLGSLNSGLGKLESGSSQLYSASSQLETGAVGVRDGLSKLQSATKQLNDGTHTLQGKLPQFTSGLNQVDAEVSSVTQQINQAEQEITQIKQQVDSKKAEFEQQQQALIDSINSNESIPDEQKQTLIAGIKKLTSQQFMDEQQQKAEQLKAKVDKVQELSAALQKLSKGGEDIQSAINKIADGQSQLYDGQTKVYNGAVKLADGEKQFNSKFAELNSGIANAHTGAGKLANGQQQIVDGLKKSEQGSAALANGLTQLENGATKLANGSKELTNGSSKLYDGSSKLSDGTSELHSSLADGAKDAKDVKADDKTYSMFSNPTDLKSDKQNNVDKYGVGLAPYILCIGLFAGTLMFSAVYPMKEPSIRPTSGISWFLSKFSVITIVGMLQAAIAVTALLWGLHLNVTSIWHFYIFTMITGVTFFTLILFLTTALGKVGQYLAFIILLLQIGGSAGTFPKALVPEFFQAINPYLPMTYAIRGFREIISIGDDFGYVWHQAGVLGIFAAIFITLSLIMFYINARKEKHHTEEEAAA
- a CDS encoding class I SAM-dependent methyltransferase, which codes for MQLTKFSVYESDRVKKWQEGLKEWDGSISERMINDRAEDEFWQQYLEKMSFNSENDPVVKQLQQELLAFLNSSDSVMEIGPGWGNYTFSIADYVEELTCMDCSPSIIRYLQKQSGARSNLKFIEGKWEYERLMDNYDAVVGINCFYRMHNIVDGLLNMNDSANRLAVIGMTTGPEKPHYVELHRKLGYEIKWRRKEYIDLLNILYELGIYADCKLIPVTKTVTYDTYEDLIKKNSTKVLSKDIDRLETEKIILQHVKKVNGTYEYTYQYHMAFIYWKPIKRTR
- the rpoN gene encoding RNA polymerase factor sigma-54, whose translation is MQLGLDLSQKQLLKLAMTPELRQSINILNYSTADLVHYLHQQVNENPVIKLSAGDSQQKDSFDTREQRSYSKGHADDEYNPFNYISDQTVTLESHLLEQLSMLNHLHSQQKHIVQFLIGNLNKNGFLAIEPKLAAELLNVSIDEVNDMIHVLQSFDPIGVGAQDFVDSLLIQIKTKKSKPPFLYDVVKHDIEDIANKKYRNISKKYSISMREVQEIVDCLRTLNPRPAGDFHLPLTKYISPDVTVQKIDGRYHVILHSELLPPLEINSTYQKLVHHSACVTTDRYVQEKMHEATWLINSIEQRNATIYNVSKAIVEHQQDFFEVGISGLKPLTLKDIAQKVDCHESTVSRATNGKYIQTPRGLFELKYFFTNSLERTDGEQSNSTAFIKEKIKTLIAEEDKLKPLSDQKLMSLLSNEGIQISRRTVAKYREEAGIESSSKRRRF